In Osmia lignaria lignaria isolate PbOS001 chromosome 5, iyOsmLign1, whole genome shotgun sequence, a single genomic region encodes these proteins:
- the LOC117607946 gene encoding uncharacterized protein LOC117607946, with protein MQFRIGEYFLKFNNSEEMLEHIVAFFKIIQKYPYLYDQTLSGYLWEYLKENSWKEVAKEMKCSVNTCKEIWINILYIMLLSKLLKLSFPDTLEFVFFMEKETRETLPSILEDHLMSPTKNKWFSCRRLWEIISHWFASLFS; from the exons ATGCAGTTTCGTATCGGAGAATATTTCTTAAAGTTTAACAACAGCGAAGAAATGCTTGAACACATAGtggcattttttaaaataattcaaaagtATCCATACTTATACGACCAAACTTTATCGGGGTATTTATGGGAATATCTTAAAGAAAATTCATGGAAAGAGGTagcaaaagaaatgaaatgttcag TTAACACTTGTAAAGAGATATGGATCAATATTCTATACATAATGCTTCTAAGCAAACTGCTAAAATTAAGTTTCCCCGATACGTTGGAGTTTGTGTTTTTCATGGAGAAAGAAACAAGAGAAACATTGCCTTCGATTCTAGAAGATCATTTGATGTCACCAACAAAAAACAAATGGTTCTCCTGCAGACGATTATGGGAAATCATTTCTCATTGGTTTGCTTCcctattttcataa